GCCGGGGTGGATCGCGGCGCAGTCGGGGGTGTACGTCGCGCCCCGCACCCGGGTGGCGGCCAGCACGCTCGTGGCCTCGGTCTCGCTGAGCAGCCGGACCTGGTCCTCGCCCAGACCCCAGCTGCGGGCGTGCTCGACCTCCGCCTTCGCGCGCGCCAGCTGGGGGCCGCTACGGGCCAGCGCGATGGTGCCGCCCTTGGCCATCTGCGCGTCGATGTCCTCGGCAGTCGCGGCCAGGATCACCTCGTCCACGCTGTGCCGCATCGCGGCGTACTGCGCCAGGGCCGCGCTCCGGGACGACCGGCGGGCCAGGGAGTCCAGGGAGGAGGGGAAGAGGGCCGAGCACCAGCCGCCGTTGCGCCCGCTCGCGCCGAAGCCGGCGGTCTGCGCCTCGACCACCGCGATCCGCAGGGTCGGCTCCGCCCGGGCCAGGTAGAGCGCGGTCCACAGGCCGGTGAAGCCCGCGCCCACGATCGCCACGTCGACCTCGCGGTCACCGGGCAGGGGCGGCCGCGGGGTCCAGTCGTCGCCCGGCGTGGTCTGGTGCCACAGGGACAGGCTGCGCAGGTCGGGGGAGTCGGTGCTCAGCGCACACCCCACGAGTAGGTCTGCTTGCGCAGCTTGAGGTACATGAACGTCTCGGTGCCGACCACGCCGCTGATCCGGCGGATCTTCGACGAGATCACCTCCAGGAGGTGCTCGTCGCTCTCGCAGACGACCTCGACCAGCAGGTCGTAGGCGCCGGCGGTGATCACGACGTAGTCGACCTCGTCGAGGTCGGCGATCGCGTCGGCCACGGGCTCCATCGGCCCGTTGACCCGGACCCCGACCATCGCCTGTCGGGCGAAGCCCAGCTCGAGCGGGTCGGTGACCGCCACGACCTGCATCACGCCCCCGTCCACGAGGCGTTGGACCCGCTGCCGGACGGCGGCCTCGGAGAGACCGACCACCTTGCCGATCGCGGCGTACGAGCGTCGGCCGTCCTGCTGGAGCTGCTCGATGATGGCTTTGGATACATCGTCGAGGGCTGCCCGAGGCTGCTTCTTGGTCATGGACACCTATGCTGTCAGGCACTGGGGTGCGGGTCCAGCACCGTGTTACCGCAGGATTTCGTCGTGTCCGGGCAAATGAAACACGGAATCCCTTGTTACCGATGCCTGCGCATGACACGATCCGAACCGAATCGGCAGGCAGAGGCAGGAGTGCAGATGGCAGGCGGATCCGGGGGCGTCTCTCGCCGTACCGTCGTCCGAGGCGTGGGGGGAGCAGCCTTCGCAGGCGCCAGCCTGGCGGCTCTCAAGCTTCCCTTCTTCGGCGTCGGCGGCTCGCAGCAGGACCCCGCGACGTGCAAGGCGACCGACGTCTCGGCCACCGACAGGCGGTTGATCGTCTCCAACTGGCCGGCCTACATCGACCCCCCGCACAAGGCGGGCTCCACGCTGGCGGTCTTCCAGGACCGGACCGGCATCTCGGTGAAGTACAACGACGACGTCAACGACAACAACGAGTTCTACGCCAAGGTGAAGAACCAGCTCGGCGCCTGCCAGCCGGTGCAGCGCGACATCATGGTGCTCACCGACTGGATGGCGGCCCGGATGATCGGCCTGGGCTGGATCCAGCCGCTGGACGCGAGCAAGGTGCCCAACCTTCACAAGAACCTCATCCCGCGGTTGCAGGGCAAGGCCTGGGACCCGAAGGAGACCTACCACGCGCCGTGGCAGAGCGGCCTGACCGGGATCGCCTACAACGCCTCGAAGACCAGCGAGGTGAAGAGCTTCACCGAGCTGATGACCCGCTCGGACCTCAAGGGCAAGGTCACCCTGCTGACCGAGATGCGCGACACGATGGGCTTCATGCTCCGCACGGTCGGGGCACACCCGGACAACTTCACCGACACGCAGTGGCAGAACGCCATCGACTCCCTGCACAAGGCGGTGTCCGACGGCCAGGTCCGCTCGTTCAACGGCAACGACTACCTCAACGACCTCGCCTCCGGCAACACCCTGGCCTGTGAGGCCTGGTCGGGCGACGTGATCATCGCCCAGCAGGACAACCCCGACATCAAGTTCGTCACGCCCGAGGAAGGCCTCGCGCTCTGGGCGGACAACATGCTGATCCCCAACCTCGCCCAGCACGAGCTGAACGCCGAGGAGTGGATCAACTACTACTACGACCCCGTGGTGGCGGCCAAGCTCGCCGACTGGAACTACTACATCTGCCCGGTGCAGGGCGCGCAGGAGGAGATGTTGAAGCTCGACAAGCCGGCCGCCAAGAGCCCGTTGATCTTCCCCGACGACAAGATGCTGTCGACGACGTGGGGCTTCATGCCGCTCAACGACCAGCAGGAGCTCCAATACGAAAAGGACTGGACCAATGTCACTTCCGGCTGAGACCACCGAGGCGCCAGCGGCGGGATCGGCCGGCGCCGGCCTCGAGCTGCGCGAGCTGACCAAGGACTTCGGGACCTTCAAGGCGGTCGACTCCCTGGACCTCGACGTACCGAGCGGATCGTTCTTCGCGTTGCTCGGCCCCTCGGGCTGCGGCAAGACCACGACCCTGCGGATGGTCGCCGGCCTCGAGACGCCGACGTCCGGCACGATCCGGCTCGGCGAGCGCGACATCACGTTCGAGAAGCCCTATCGGCGTCCGGTCAACACCGTGTTCCAGAACTACGCCCTGTTCCCGCACCTCGACATCTTCGAGAACGTCGCCTTCGGCCCGCGCCGTCGCAAGACCGGCGACGTCGACCGCGAGGTCACCGCGATGCTGGAGCTGGTGGAGCTGACCAGCCAAGCCCGCAAGAAGCCGGCCCAGCTCTCCGGTGGCCAGCAGCAGCGGGTGGCGCTGGCGAGGGCCCTGATCAACAAGCCCGAGGTGCTGCTCCTCGACGAGCCGCTCGGTGCGCTCGACCTCAAGCTCCGCCGGCAGATGCAGATCGAGCTCAAGCGGATCCAGGACGAGGTCGAGACGACGTTCATCCACGTCACGCACGACCAGGAGGAGGCCATGACCATGGCCGACACCATCGCGGTGATGAACGCCGGGATCATCGAGCAGATGGGTGCTCCCGACGAGCTCTACGAGAACCCGCGGACCACGTTCGTGGCCAACTTCCTGGGCCAGTCCAACCTGATCGAGGGCACGATCCAGAGCCGCGACGGCGACCTGACGACGGTCGACATGCACGGCATCGCGATCTCGGTCCCCAAGTCCCGCACCCACGCCGAGGGCGACCAGGGCTGGGTCGGCATCCGGCCGGAGAAGGTCCTGATCGGTGACGAGGGAGAGGCTCTCGACGCGCCGGGCAACACCATCCCCGGTGGCGTGGTCACCGACGTCAGCTTCGTCGGCGTCAGCACGCAGTACCTCGTCCGGATGCCGTGGGGCCAGGAGCTCCAGGTCTTCGAGCAGAACACCGGACGCCGCCGGATCTTCCGGCACGGCGACAAGGTCGAGCTCTCCTGGCGGCCCGAGTACGCCTTCCTGCTCGACCACGACCAGGACGCGTCGGCAGGCTCCCACCTGGACGACGAATGAGCGAGACCGTCCGCAAGAAGGGGATCGTCGGCTACGTCCTGCTGGCGCCCGCCTTCGTCTGGCTGCTGCTGTTCTTCCTGATCCCGTTCTACTCGTTGCTGGCGACCAGCCTGTTCAACGCGAACGGCTCGGACTTCCGCGGCTACACGATGGTCTACCAGTGGAGCAACTTCTCCGGCGTCATCCGCGACTACTGGCCGCAGATGGCGCGGTCCCTGGTGTACGGCGCCATCGCCACCTTCCAGTGCCTGATCCTGGGCTACG
This genomic window from Nocardioides cynanchi contains:
- a CDS encoding Lrp/AsnC family transcriptional regulator → MTKKQPRAALDDVSKAIIEQLQQDGRRSYAAIGKVVGLSEAAVRQRVQRLVDGGVMQVVAVTDPLELGFARQAMVGVRVNGPMEPVADAIADLDEVDYVVITAGAYDLLVEVVCESDEHLLEVISSKIRRISGVVGTETFMYLKLRKQTYSWGVR
- a CDS encoding polyamine ABC transporter substrate-binding protein — translated: MGGAAFAGASLAALKLPFFGVGGSQQDPATCKATDVSATDRRLIVSNWPAYIDPPHKAGSTLAVFQDRTGISVKYNDDVNDNNEFYAKVKNQLGACQPVQRDIMVLTDWMAARMIGLGWIQPLDASKVPNLHKNLIPRLQGKAWDPKETYHAPWQSGLTGIAYNASKTSEVKSFTELMTRSDLKGKVTLLTEMRDTMGFMLRTVGAHPDNFTDTQWQNAIDSLHKAVSDGQVRSFNGNDYLNDLASGNTLACEAWSGDVIIAQQDNPDIKFVTPEEGLALWADNMLIPNLAQHELNAEEWINYYYDPVVAAKLADWNYYICPVQGAQEEMLKLDKPAAKSPLIFPDDKMLSTTWGFMPLNDQQELQYEKDWTNVTSG
- a CDS encoding ABC transporter ATP-binding protein yields the protein MSLPAETTEAPAAGSAGAGLELRELTKDFGTFKAVDSLDLDVPSGSFFALLGPSGCGKTTTLRMVAGLETPTSGTIRLGERDITFEKPYRRPVNTVFQNYALFPHLDIFENVAFGPRRRKTGDVDREVTAMLELVELTSQARKKPAQLSGGQQQRVALARALINKPEVLLLDEPLGALDLKLRRQMQIELKRIQDEVETTFIHVTHDQEEAMTMADTIAVMNAGIIEQMGAPDELYENPRTTFVANFLGQSNLIEGTIQSRDGDLTTVDMHGIAISVPKSRTHAEGDQGWVGIRPEKVLIGDEGEALDAPGNTIPGGVVTDVSFVGVSTQYLVRMPWGQELQVFEQNTGRRRIFRHGDKVELSWRPEYAFLLDHDQDASAGSHLDDE